gaaatacaaaaaagaagtCAACAAATCTTTTGGCGCCATGCACCCTTCTTTTCCTCGCCTTCTTCGCAAAGTGAGCTGGGATTCATGACCCGTCAAACTTACATAATCACTTCGTCTGCTCCTCATTAAATATGTTAATGATTAATCAGACTGTAGTAAATATGACCTGCGTAGTTTTCCCTTAGGTCACAGGAAGCATTTAAGATAGattaataaatagttttataatgaaaaacagttttatTGGGTCTTGCGTTTTAGAGATAGAAGTAGAAAAGTAAAATGCTCCTCTAACCAGAAACTGGAACAGTCCATTTCAGAAGACTGGCTGACGATCTGGGGATTAAAGCATGATTTTTGTAGACAGTCAAACAGTTTTCTCTCGCTATCTCTCGAACCAGAGCCACCTCCTGttagggaaaaagaaagaaagaaaaaaaagtcttctcGTTGAAATGGGTCTAAATCCCTCCACATCGGTTACTAGTACGTGTTACCAAGTTCACAAGAGTCCAAGAGGTTGAAAGGTGGTTTACGCCCTTTAACCCTAATTCACATATCCAAACCGGTTCTTagattgtgcgtgtgtgtgtgtgtgtctgtgtattggGTTGGAAGGGTAAGTTGAGAAAGTGGGAGAAGTGTATGGAATCTGAAGCGAAAAAGAGGGAGCTTGGAAAACGGAAGGGGGAAAGGGTCACAGAGAGCATCGGTCTAGGAACTGCCGGACGAAGTGAGGTGTTACCCGATTTCATTAACAATTGAGATCTGCGATTAATCATGTCGGTAATTTAAAATGGATAAATGGAATGTGATTTCTTCCGGCGTCTTCAATCCAGGGAACTATAAATCATTTGGTTAATCAATCAATTCGCATGGGCGCCATTACCATCATTTTTGGCGGGAACAACTCTGCCGTTTTGAAGAGGAAACGGGCAGCATGGAGTTCGAACAGCTCCCCCGTTACCTCATTTTGACTACTTGCCAGTTTTGCTGCTTGATTCAATTAGTAGCAGCCGAAATCTGCAGATGTTACTATCAAACAGGCGGCTATTGCTAACAAAATCAACGCAACAAtaccaaatttttgtaaaaaaaaaaaaaaaaaaatactgaaaaaataaaactacggCATCCAGTAGGccattttgtttaataataataataataataataataataataataataataataataattataataataatgactattattattactattattattgttattataagatATGCTCATCATTTTCTGAGACACTTAGGCTGAACTTTaacttattttacaaaatttcaagcGTCTTATTATTCCTTTAGGCtaaagttagttttttataaCTAAGTTATATAAGGACACTGGTGCATTTCTTACTTCATGTTTGAATGAGacagagaaataatatattttttttctccatttttccaGAACAGTTAGACCTACAGTAATCAGAGAAGCGAGTCAGGATGGTGGGTCTAATGGGCGGAATGTTATCCAACACCTTTTGGAAAGCAGTGGGCGGCGAACCTCCTTCGACGGGAGGTGAGACCCATCGCACCGTCAGCGACTTCAGGCGAGGACACACGGTGGGAGCCTTTCATACACCCCGCCCTCAGATACTCAGGTGCCCCGTCAACAGCAACGCGAGTCAGGGTGAGATCAGCTTCTTATATATCAAATCCGACCATTTCTGCGAGGCTATGAGCTGTGGTCGCGATGACCTCACGCGACAGGGATGCGCCGTAGGTGGTGGCGTTCGCTCCCCTCAGGAAGCTGACGGAGACTGGGTGATGTCCGACCTGACCTCTCCGCGGTTTCTGCCGAGCGTCAGGACAACAGATTTGGGCTCTAAGCAGGCATTCGCCTCCTCCGTGACCTCTACCACGATGGCCAAAATCGACAATGCCCCTTCGAATAACGACACCGATTTGGGCGTTCTGAACCCGTCGCATTTCACGGCGGATCCGCCGAAGTCCGCCGTGACGACGGACATTTACTTCCGAGTGCGTTCGGAAATCCCGCCAAATCGGATGTCGGTTTCGCCCGAGATCAACGAAAACTTGAAACGTTTCCCCGTCGAGGGGCAAGATGCAAATCATTGTGAGAACGGCGATCTCGccatgaagaagacgaagaggaagaggaaacaacagcagcagcagcagaaggcgGCCAGGAATTGCATTGACAACAACATCGACTCACTCCCAACAACCCCTGGCAACTGTGGCTCGGGCCAGGGTGAGGAGGCGTGGCCGCGTCAGTGCGCTCTGAGCCGTCATTCAGGTAGTTTTGGTACTACGTGGTGTTGCAGCAGGAAATCTTGCCACGCTTGTGTGATGGCATCGTCGTCAAATGGCCAGGGAACTGTAGTGCCTGGAACAGTGTCATTAGCCCTCGTCGGTGGACGGGAATCTCCCCTCCCCCCAGAACCCCCTCCAGTGAGTGTCAATCCCGAAGGAATGATTCCAAATGCAAATAACACTAGTGTGCCGTCTACAGCGATCTCAGGAGGAGAAGCCGCTACAGCTAGGGCTGGCTGTAGTAGCACCGGCGGCGGCGGCGGAAAGCAAGCAACAAGCACTTGCGGCGGCCCTCCCTTCGTAGGATACAGGGAGGACATCAGGGCCTTCGACATCTACCAGATCACGCCGCACGTGCCCTCCTCCGAGGCACATTACTCGCGACTGCCAGCCGCCCTGTCGCCCCTGACCGATtcctcgtcgtcttcttcctcctcGGATTCCGACCCCGACGACGCCCGCAAGAGGCAGCAGGgcttgaggaagaggaagaggaagatccCCAGCAGGAGGGAAGAGGAGGGCGAGAAGAGACAGAGGGAAGGGGAATCGGACGAAGAAGCCAGCGAGGAAGGAGGCCCCTCCGGCCTTGAAAACGTTACAGTCTACACGTCGCCGTTTCTGGAGGACTACACCAACAGAATCGCCGCCGTCCTTCAGACGATAACGGAGAAGGGCGAGAGGACTCAACAACCCTctgccttctcctcctcttcctcctcctcatcctcctcctccacctgcagAGGGTCGCCACACTCCCAAAGGCGCGTCTCTTTCTCCTTCGGCACAAGTGAACCCTCAACCTCTAGTACCATACCACGCAATTCCACAACCAcgaacaccccctccccctcctcctcctcctccaagcatAAAGGACGCGATGACGAAGGTGACGTCCacatggatgatgatgatgatgatgacgatgaggaTGACGAAGCCTCTACCGTTGTTCCCGATGACTTCCATGATGACGACGATACCGACTCTGACATCGAAATCTTAGGACAATCAGGTAAGATTTGTCACCCATTTTAACCACGTTACTTATCTGTTGCACTTTCGTAAGTAGAAGCACAAGTAAGTCTATAAGTGTGCGGTAATGTGTGCTACTCCTTAAAACACATTACTGGACACAAGTAAGTCTGTAAGTACTCACTACTCAGTAagacaagaaaaaatttaaaatctattCAGCAAAGAAtacattgatttttatttctaaatctttctaaccaataataattgtaaatattgtatacatatttaattttgtaatatttttgaaTACCCTACGTACTATGTAATGActcatatttttctaataaaagataaaaaaagtaaggCGAGATAAACTCAATAATCTCTATGCACTTTCATAAGTAAAGTGAGTAAGCTAGTGAGCGTCTCTGACTTATCTGTTCGATCACGTAAGTAGTACAAGTACACAAAGATTTCGAAGTGTGTACACTTCTAGTAGAAAAATTTACGAGTTTCTCTAATAactcaaaaatgtttttatttaccgTAAGAAATCAAGTGTGGTCAGTATACTCAGTAGGCCTAATTccggagggtctctctctctctctctctctctctctctctctctctctctctctctctctctctctctccaagacttTTGTGCGTAGTGGTACGCGGCCAGCTCACAAACTGAGGGAAATTGTTGTTATTCGACTATTGTATACTATGAAAATAAGAGGGCCACGACGAGGAAATCCTTATCCTACTGGggtacgacctctctctctctctctctctctctctctctctctctctctctctctctctatatatatatcaatcttataatatataatatatataattatatgattatgattatattataatattgtattatatataatataataattatataatatattataattgtttatattatataatatataatggttaaaatattataatataattatgtttgtttatatataatatatagataatatatatatatataattatatatattctttaaatttatttgggaggtaaagtgatttagatataaaggacatttgtagcttgaattgatataaataaaatggatcacggttcgatgtgataattattattcatatatatatatagata
The DNA window shown above is from Macrobrachium nipponense isolate FS-2020 chromosome 30, ASM1510439v2, whole genome shotgun sequence and carries:
- the LOC135202438 gene encoding nucleoprotein TPR-like isoform X2 codes for the protein MVGLMGGMLSNTFWKAVGGEPPSTGGETHRTVSDFRRGHTVGAFHTPRPQILRCPVNSNASQGEISFLYIKSDHFCEAMSCGRDDLTRQGCAVGGGVRSPQEADGDWVMSDLTSPRFLPSVRTTDLGSKQAFASSVTSTTMAKIDNAPSNNDTDLGVLNPSHFTADPPKSAVTTDIYFRVRSEIPPNRMSVSPEINENLKRFPVEGQDANHCENGDLAMKKTKRKRKQQQQQQKAARNCIDNNIDSLPTTPGNCGSGQGEEAWPRQCALSRHSGSFGTTWCCSRKSCHACVMASSSNGQGTVVPGTVSLALVGGRESPLPPEPPPVSVNPEGMIPNANNTSVPSTAISGGEAATARAGCSSTGGGGGKQATSTCGGPPFVGYREDIRAFDIYQITPHVPSSEAHYSRLPAALSPLTDSSSSSSSSDSDPDDARKRQQGLRKRKRKIPSRREEEGEKRQREGESDEEASEEGGPSGLENVTVYTSPFLEDYTNRIAAVLQTITEKGERTQQPSAFSSSSSSSSSSSTCRGSPHSQRRVSFSFGTSEPSTSSTIPRNSTTTNTPSPSSSSSKHKGRDDEGDVHMDDDDDDDDEDDEASTVVPDDFHDDDDTDSDIEILGQSESWVDLSNQPEESPDRVTPLPFGNGEEYIRLLREAQRESNHSSARVSLASSRRDTPRDSPHDSPRSPPNSPNTEMTTDPEEALPKDVYINYYNKEGDFISVERNTETDWIWDWSSRPDQTPPKEWRFSHPGKGVNRGASIRRVMVGKSSLFSRDVLYTLLITNVLSLLIGTGIGIWLSKRSSSGTIVTLPIN
- the LOC135202438 gene encoding nucleoprotein TPR-like isoform X1; protein product: MVGLMGGMLSNTFWKAVGGEPPSTGGETHRTVSDFRRGHTVGAFHTPRPQILRCPVNSNASQGEISFLYIKSDHFCEAMSCGRDDLTRQGCAVGGGVRSPQEADGDWVMSDLTSPRFLPSVRTTDLGSKQAFASSVTSTTMAKIDNAPSNNDTDLGVLNPSHFTADPPKSAVTTDIYFRVRSEIPPNRMSVSPEINENLKRFPVEGQDANHCENGDLAMKKTKRKRKQQQQQQKAARNCIDNNIDSLPTTPGNCGSGQGEEAWPRQCALSRHSGSFGTTWCCSRKSCHACVMASSSNGQGTVVPGTVSLALVGGRESPLPPEPPPVSVNPEGMIPNANNTSVPSTAISGGEAATARAGCSSTGGGGGKQATSTCGGPPFVGYREDIRAFDIYQITPHVPSSEAHYSRLPAALSPLTDSSSSSSSSDSDPDDARKRQQGLRKRKRKIPSRREEEGEKRQREGESDEEASEEGGPSGLENVTVYTSPFLEDYTNRIAAVLQTITEKGERTQQPSAFSSSSSSSSSSSTCRGSPHSQRRVSFSFGTSEPSTSSTIPRNSTTTNTPSPSSSSSKHKGRDDEGDVHMDDDDDDDDEDDEASTVVPDDFHDDDDTDSDIEILGQSAESWVDLSNQPEESPDRVTPLPFGNGEEYIRLLREAQRESNHSSARVSLASSRRDTPRDSPHDSPRSPPNSPNTEMTTDPEEALPKDVYINYYNKEGDFISVERNTETDWIWDWSSRPDQTPPKEWRFSHPGKGVNRGASIRRVMVGKSSLFSRDVLYTLLITNVLSLLIGTGIGIWLSKRSSSGTIVTLPIN